The proteins below come from a single Oncorhynchus clarkii lewisi isolate Uvic-CL-2024 unplaced genomic scaffold, UVic_Ocla_1.0 unplaced_contig_10532_pilon_pilon, whole genome shotgun sequence genomic window:
- the LOC139404946 gene encoding sphingomyelin phosphodiesterase 5-like, protein MSLRESPFPNSFVEGLHAVSWGLILPCFWFLDRLIAVCMSTSLERTQRHEQECYLHPLKVFFGFILFLALFLVTAPLAFLGFLLWAPLQAARRPFSYHHEPPSRPAPAEEGERNLGFEAGANKATFGFATANLCLLPDGIARFNNLGHTQRRATAIGRSIVQGVNRPHIRIFVDSPSSCGTLSPSSSLLPGPSTTSPASYGATDPACQPPPQAHSDEDQADGAVPTTTPPKPSDSNYVVYVPCDDTEESSHSPAPVINTNHNSNQQDRKGHRNPPRALLTQGVAQRGQAGPDDVPWEVSSLFPANVDILCLEEVFDKRAAVKLTNTLGPLFNHILYDVGVYACQPPGSCSSFKFFNSGLFLASRYPVLEAQYHCFPNARGEDALAAKGLLSAKVLVGQNQKEKKLVGYFNCTHLHAPEGEGEIRCEQLNMLTKWIQEFQATNSKPDEVVVFDVLSGDFNFDNCSPDDSLEQKHSLFEEYRDPCRAGPGQEKPWVIGTLLEQPTLYHEDVRTPENLQRTLEREELRKQYISSPVALEGCPMVYPELGQPWVGRRIDYILYRESSISKHCRTEIEEFTFVTQLAGLTDHIPVGLRLNVFLDSDTAQSE, encoded by the exons ATGTCTCTGCGGGAGTCCCCATTCCCCAACAGCTTTGTGGAGGGCCTGCATGCAGTGAGCTGGGGGCTTATCCTGCCCTGCTTCTGGTTCCTGGACCGCCTCATTGCCGTCTGCATGTCCACGAGCCTGGAACGCACCCAGCGGCACGAGCAGGAGTGTTACCTCCACCCTCTCAAGGTGTTCTTCGGCTTCATCCTCTTCCTCGCCCTCTTCCTGGTCACGGCTCCCCTGGCCTTCCTGGGGTTCCTGCTTTGGGCTCCCCTCCAGGCCGCCCGAAGGCCCTTCTCCTACCACCACGAGCCCCCGTCGAGGCCAGCACCAgctgaggagggggagaggaacctGGGCTTTGAGGCAGGGGCCAACAAGGCCACTTTTGGTTTTGCTACTGCCAACCTGTGCCTATTGCCGGACGGAATTGCGCGCTTCAACAACCTGGGGCACACGCAGCGCCGTGCCACCGCCATCGGCCGGAGCATCGTGCAGGGCGTGAACCGGCCACACATCCGCATCTTCGTGGACTCTCCTAGTAGCTGTGGCACCCTCAGCCCCTCCAGTAGCCTGCTCCCCGGCCCCTCGACCACAAGCCCTGCCTCATACGGCGCTACAGACCCAGCCTGCCAGCCACCACCCCAGGCTCATTCAGACGAGGACCAAGCTGACGGAGCGGTCCCAACAACGACACCCCCCAAACCCAGTGACTCAAACTATGTGGTGTACGTGCCCTGTGACGACACTGAGGAGTCTTCCCATTCTCCCGCCCCCGTCATCAACACCAACCACAACTCCAACCAGCAGGACCGGAAGGGCCACAGGAACCCTCCGCGGGCCCTACTCACTCAGGGGGTCGCCCAGCGCGGTCAGGCTGGGCCAGACGACGTGCCCTGGGAGGTGTCTTCTCTCTTCCCGGCCAACGTGGACATCCTGTGTCTGGAGGAGGTGTTTGACAAGAGGGCAGCTGTGAAGCTGACCAACACCCTGGGGCCCCTGTTCAACCACATACTGTATGATGTAGGGGTGTACGCCTGCCAGCCTCCCGGCAGCTGCTCCTCCTTTAAGTTCTTCAACAGCGGCCTGTTCCTGGCCAGCCGTTACCCAGTGCTGGAGGCCCAGTACCACTGCTTCCCTAACGCCCGGGGGGAGGACGCCCTGGCTGCTAAAGGCCTGCTCTCTGCCAAG GTGCTAGTTGGCCAGAATCAGAAAGAGAAGAAGCTGGTTGGATATTTTAACTGCACACACCTCCATGCACCTGAAG GTGAAGGGGAGATCCGCTGTGAGCAGCTCAACATGCTCACCAAGTGGATCCAGGAGTTCCAGGCGACCAATAGCAAGCCTGATGAGGTGGTCGTGTTTGACGTGCTTTCTGGGGATTTCAACTTCGACAACTGCTCACCTG ATGACAGTCTAGAACAGAAGCACAGTCTGTTTGAGGAGTACAGAGACCCCTGCAGGGCCGGGCCGGGCCAGGAGAAGCCCTGGGTCATTG GCACTTTGCTGGAACAGCCTACTCTGTATCATGAGGATGTAAGGACCCCAGAGAATCTTCAAAG gaccctggagagagaggagttgaGGAAACAGTACATCTCCTCTCCTGTGGCCCTGGAAGGCTGTCCCATGGTCTACCCTGAGTTGGGTCAGCCTTGGGTGGGGCGCCGCATCGACTACATCCTCTACAGAGAGAGCTCCATCTCCAAGCACTGCCGAACT GAAATTGAGGAGTTCACCTTTGTGACCCAGCTTGCTGGCCTCACCGACCACATTCCAGTGGGCCTGAGGCTCAATGTGTTCCTGGACTCAGACACTGCCCAGTCCGAATGA
- the LOC139404951 gene encoding mitochondrial assembly of ribosomal large subunit protein 1-like yields the protein MYVLHCSRQFVSQILSHNVLRGYTGVVRGACLISKARRSTTFLYRRYTFLASQQLHPHLSAFYNGIRRYYADLHAEENVLKSDTPGKLLAQQDEYEMQSDSSQRNPQEDFNLDVLVSLLRQENAADICVIKVPEDIKYTDYFIVVSGSSSRHLRAMALYAIKVYKYMKKDRDPHAKIEGKDAEDWMCIDFGRMVVHFMLPETREVYELEKLWTLRSLDEQLSSIPVETLPEDFIYGADVTK from the exons ATGTATGTACTACATTGTTCTAGGCAATTTGTCTCTCAGATACTTTCACATAATGTTCTTCGAGGGTATACTGGTGTCGTTAGAGGTGCGTGTTTAATTTCAAAAGCGCGACGCAGCACAACATTCTTGTATCGACGTTATACATTTCTTGCCTCTCAGCAATTGCATCCACATCTCTCTGCATTTTACAACGGTATTAGACGATATTACGCCGATTTACATGCTGAAGAGAATGTTTTAAAGTCGGACACCCCTGGCAAGCTTCTGGCACAACAAGATGAATATGAGATGCAGAGTGACTCAAGCCAAA GAAACCCACAGGAGGACTTTAACCTCGACGTGTTGGTGTCCCTGCTCCGCCAGGAGAATGCAGCAGACATCTGTGTCATCAAGGTGCCTGAGGACATCAAGTACACAGACTACTTCATCGTTGTCAGCGGGTCCTCCTCAAGACACCTCCGTGCCATGGCCCTCTACGCCATTAAAGTG TACAAATATATGAAGAAAGACCGGGACCCACATGCCAAGATTGAGGGAAAGGATGCAGAAGACTGGATGTGCATTGACTTTG GAAGGATGGTGGTCCACTTCATGCTACCAGAGACCAGAGAGGTGTATGAACTGGAGAAGCTGTGGACACTACGTTCTCTTGATGAACAGTTGAGCTCCATCCCTGTTGAGACGCTCCCAGAGGACTTCATATATGGAGCCGATGTCACCAAGTGA